One Flagellimonas sp. CMM7 genomic region harbors:
- the rplR gene encoding 50S ribosomal protein L18, translating into MGLSKTERKLRIRRRIRKVSAGTETRPRLSVFRSNKEIYAQLIDDNNGVTLAAASSRDKGVDAKGTKIEIASQVGKAIAEKAAKLGFETVAFDRGGNLYHGRVKSLAEGAREAGLKF; encoded by the coding sequence ATGGGATTATCTAAGACCGAAAGAAAATTACGAATCAGAAGAAGAATACGAAAGGTTTCTGCTGGTACTGAAACAAGGCCGAGATTGTCTGTTTTCAGAAGTAATAAAGAGATATACGCTCAATTGATTGATGATAACAATGGTGTCACATTGGCAGCGGCATCATCAAGAGATAAAGGTGTAGACGCAAAAGGAACAAAAATTGAGATTGCGAGCCAAGTCGGTAAAGCAATTGCAGAGAAAGCTGCAAAACTAGGTTTTGAAACAGTGGCTTTTGATAGAGGTGGAAACCTTTACCATGGAAGAGTTAAATCATTGGCTGAAGGAGCTAGGGAAGCAGGACTTAAATTCTAA
- the rpsE gene encoding 30S ribosomal protein S5, which yields MYQKYKNVETVKPGGLELKDRLVGVQRVTKVTKGGRAFGFSAIVVVGDENGVVGHGLGKSKEVATAIAKAIEDAKKNLIRIPLNKGTLPHEQKGKYGGARVYIQPASHGTGVIAGGAVRAVLEAVGVHDVLSKSQGSSNPHNVVKATFDALLQLRGAQTVANQRGISLEKVFKG from the coding sequence ATGTACCAGAAATACAAAAACGTAGAAACAGTTAAGCCAGGTGGACTGGAGTTGAAAGATCGTTTGGTTGGTGTCCAAAGGGTTACTAAAGTTACCAAAGGTGGTAGAGCATTCGGTTTTTCGGCAATTGTTGTTGTTGGTGATGAGAATGGTGTGGTAGGACATGGTTTAGGAAAATCTAAAGAAGTTGCTACTGCTATTGCCAAGGCTATTGAAGATGCTAAAAAGAATTTAATAAGAATTCCTTTGAACAAAGGAACACTTCCTCATGAGCAGAAAGGAAAGTATGGTGGTGCACGGGTATATATTCAGCCAGCATCTCATGGTACAGGAGTTATTGCAGGTGGTGCGGTTAGAGCAGTATTGGAAGCAGTAGGAGTACATGATGTACTTTCAAAATCGCAAGGTTCTTCCAATCCCCACAATGTTGTTAAAGCCACTTTTGATGCGCTTTTACAATTAAGAGGAGCACAAACAGTAGCTAACCAAAGAGGTATTTCTTTAGAAAAAGTCTTTAAGGGATAA
- the rpmD gene encoding 50S ribosomal protein L30, with translation MSKIKVKQVKSAIKRTQNQKRTLEALGLRKIGHVVEHDATPNILGMINKVKHLVSTEEA, from the coding sequence ATGTCAAAGATTAAGGTTAAACAAGTAAAGAGCGCTATTAAGAGAACCCAAAACCAAAAAAGAACTTTGGAGGCTCTTGGTTTGCGTAAGATTGGGCATGTTGTTGAGCATGATGCAACGCCTAATATCCTTGGAATGATAAATAAGGTAAAACACTTGGTTTCCACTGAGGAAGCTTAA
- the rplO gene encoding 50S ribosomal protein L15, which translates to MDLHNLKPAEGAVNRDGKRLGRGQASGKGGTAARGHKGAKSRSGYSKKIGFEGGQMPLQRRVPKFGFKNINRKEYQGINLSKLQELVDNGTLKKEVTLDILVENRLAHKNDLVKILGNGELKASLKISVHKFTASAKAAIEAAGGEAISL; encoded by the coding sequence ATGGATTTACATAATCTTAAACCAGCAGAAGGCGCTGTTAACAGAGATGGAAAACGCTTAGGAAGAGGTCAAGCTTCTGGTAAAGGCGGAACTGCCGCAAGAGGGCATAAAGGTGCAAAGTCTAGATCTGGATATTCCAAGAAGATTGGTTTTGAAGGTGGGCAAATGCCTTTACAGCGTCGTGTTCCTAAATTTGGTTTTAAGAACATCAACAGAAAGGAATACCAAGGAATCAATTTGAGCAAATTGCAAGAGTTGGTGGATAATGGTACCCTTAAAAAGGAAGTAACCTTGGATATTCTTGTTGAGAACAGATTGGCTCACAAGAATGATTTAGTGAAAATTTTAGGAAATGGCGAATTAAAGGCATCTCTAAAAATATCAGTACATAAATTTACTGCTTCTGCTAAAGCAGCAATTGAAGCCGCAGGAGGTGAAGCAATAAGTTTATAA
- the secY gene encoding preprotein translocase subunit SecY, producing the protein MKKFIETISNIWKIEELRQRILVTLGLLIVYRFGAQVVLPGIDTSQLAQLTSNTEQGILGILNAFTGGAFANASVFALGIMPYISASIVVQLMGIAIPYLQKLQKEGESGRKTINQITRWLTIAICIVQAPAYLFGLGALGVPDSAFVLGKGPDFIIPAVIILVTGCVFAMWLGEKITDKGIGNGISLLIMIGIIATMPQSFVQEFISRTTNNTGGIMFILIEVIIWFLVILASVLLVMAIRQIPVQYARRTASGGYEKNVMGSRQYIPLKLNASGVMPIIFAQAIMFAPSLLGRTFNNTAVGQWMEVQFADIFGLAYNILFAVLIIIFTYFYTAITVPTNKMADDLKRSGGFIPGIRPGKETGDYLDKIMSLITLPGSVFLALLAVLPAVVVKLMDVQAGWALFYGGTSLLIMVGVAIDTVQQVNSYLLNRHYDGLMKTGKNRKVA; encoded by the coding sequence ATGAAGAAATTTATTGAGACCATATCAAATATTTGGAAGATAGAAGAACTAAGACAACGAATCCTCGTTACCCTTGGTTTACTTATAGTGTACCGTTTTGGTGCCCAAGTTGTCCTTCCAGGTATTGATACTTCCCAATTGGCGCAATTAACCTCTAATACCGAACAAGGTATTTTGGGTATTCTTAATGCTTTTACCGGTGGAGCTTTTGCAAATGCTTCTGTTTTTGCATTGGGTATTATGCCATACATTTCTGCTTCTATTGTAGTTCAACTAATGGGAATTGCCATTCCTTATTTGCAAAAATTACAGAAAGAAGGAGAAAGTGGTAGAAAGACCATTAATCAAATTACACGATGGCTGACCATTGCTATCTGTATTGTTCAAGCTCCAGCATATTTATTTGGTTTAGGTGCTCTTGGAGTTCCGGACAGTGCTTTTGTATTGGGCAAAGGACCTGATTTCATAATCCCTGCTGTAATCATATTGGTGACAGGATGTGTGTTTGCTATGTGGTTGGGAGAAAAAATTACGGATAAAGGTATCGGAAACGGTATTTCTTTATTGATTATGATTGGTATTATTGCTACAATGCCACAGTCGTTCGTTCAAGAATTTATATCTAGAACAACCAACAATACAGGTGGTATTATGTTTATCCTTATAGAAGTTATCATTTGGTTCTTGGTAATATTGGCCAGTGTCCTTTTGGTAATGGCAATAAGACAAATTCCAGTACAGTATGCTAGAAGAACTGCTTCGGGCGGGTATGAGAAAAACGTTATGGGGTCTAGACAGTACATCCCATTAAAGTTGAATGCATCTGGAGTAATGCCTATCATTTTTGCACAAGCCATTATGTTCGCACCTAGTTTATTGGGTAGAACGTTTAACAATACAGCTGTTGGCCAATGGATGGAAGTCCAGTTTGCCGATATATTTGGATTGGCATATAATATCCTGTTTGCTGTGTTGATTATCATATTTACATATTTCTATACAGCTATTACAGTTCCTACGAATAAAATGGCTGATGATTTAAAAAGAAGTGGTGGATTTATTCCTGGAATACGACCTGGCAAAGAAACTGGGGATTATCTGGATAAAATTATGTCGTTGATCACATTACCTGGTTCTGTCTTCTTGGCGCTATTGGCAGTTTTACCTGCTGTGGTTGTAAAGTTGATGGATGTGCAGGCGGGTTGGGCCTTGTTCTATGGCGGTACTTCGCTGTTGATTATGGTTGGTGTTGCAATCGACACGGTGCAACAAGTAAATTCATATTTGTTGAATAGACATTATGATGGTTTGATGAAAACCGGAAAAAATAGAAAAGTAGCATAA
- the infA gene encoding translation initiation factor IF-1 → MAKQPAIEQDGTIIEALSNAMFRVELENGHVVTAHISGKMRMHYIKLLPGDKVKLEMSPYDLTKARITYRY, encoded by the coding sequence ATGGCAAAGCAGCCAGCAATAGAACAAGACGGAACAATAATAGAGGCATTGTCAAATGCAATGTTCCGGGTAGAATTAGAAAATGGGCATGTTGTTACGGCACATATCTCTGGGAAAATGCGTATGCATTATATAAAATTACTTCCTGGAGACAAGGTAAAACTTGAAATGAGCCCATACGATTTAACAAAAGCAAGAATTACTTACAGATACTAA
- the ykgO gene encoding type B 50S ribosomal protein L36, whose amino-acid sequence MKVRASIKKRSAECKIVRRKGRLYVINKKNPRFKQRQG is encoded by the coding sequence ATGAAAGTAAGAGCATCAATAAAGAAGAGAAGCGCCGAATGCAAGATAGTTCGCAGAAAAGGCAGATTATACGTAATCAACAAAAAGAATCCTAGATTTAAACAAAGACAAGGGTAA
- the rpsM gene encoding 30S ribosomal protein S13 produces MARIAGVDIPKQKRGVISLTYIYGIGKSRAQEILEKAQVSEDTKVSDWNDEEIGRIRDSVSSYTIEGELRSETQLNIKRLMDIGCYRGIRHRSGLPLRGQRTKNNSRTRKGKRKTVANKKKATK; encoded by the coding sequence ATGGCAAGAATCGCAGGTGTAGATATACCAAAACAAAAGCGTGGAGTTATTTCACTTACCTACATTTACGGAATTGGTAAAAGTAGGGCGCAAGAGATTTTAGAGAAAGCCCAAGTAAGCGAGGATACTAAAGTTTCAGATTGGAATGATGAAGAAATAGGAAGAATCAGGGATTCTGTTTCCTCTTATACAATTGAAGGTGAACTTCGTTCAGAAACACAATTGAACATCAAACGTTTGATGGATATTGGTTGTTATCGTGGAATTCGTCATAGATCAGGATTGCCACTAAGAGGTCAACGTACCAAGAATAACTCTAGGACGAGAAAAGGAAAAAGAAAAACGGTTGCCAACAAGAAGAAAGCAACTAAATAA
- the rpsK gene encoding 30S ribosomal protein S11, whose product MAKANTKTAKKRKVIVESTGEAHVTASFNNIIISLTNKKGDVISWSSAGKLGFRGSKKNTPYAAQVAAEDCAKVAHEAGLRKVKVYVKGPGNGRESAIRSIHNAGIEVTEIVDVTPLPHNGCRPPKRRRV is encoded by the coding sequence ATGGCAAAGGCAAATACTAAAACAGCTAAGAAGCGCAAAGTAATAGTAGAATCTACAGGTGAGGCTCATGTTACTGCTTCATTCAACAATATCATTATTTCTTTGACCAATAAAAAAGGAGATGTAATCTCTTGGTCATCTGCTGGTAAACTTGGTTTTAGGGGTTCTAAAAAGAACACACCTTATGCAGCTCAAGTTGCAGCTGAAGATTGTGCTAAAGTTGCACATGAAGCGGGTCTAAGAAAAGTGAAAGTATATGTAAAAGGACCAGGAAATGGTAGAGAATCTGCCATTCGTTCTATTCATAATGCTGGTATAGAAGTAACAGAAATAGTTGATGTTACCCCACTTCCGCACAACGGTTGTAGACCACCAAAAAGAAGAAGAGTTTAA
- the rpsD gene encoding 30S ribosomal protein S4 yields MARYTGPKSKIARKFGEAIFGDDKAFEKKSYPPGQHGNNRRRGKKSEYAIQLMEKQKAKYTYGILEKQFRNLFEKANRSKGVTGEVLLQLCESRLDNVVYRMGLSPTRSGARQLVSHRHIIVNGEIVNIPSYSLKPGDVVGVREKSKSVQAILDSLSNNSSVYEWITWNTEKQEGSFVTVPERMQIPENIKEQLIVELYSK; encoded by the coding sequence ATGGCAAGATACACAGGACCAAAATCAAAAATCGCTAGAAAATTTGGAGAAGCGATTTTCGGAGACGATAAAGCCTTCGAAAAGAAAAGTTACCCTCCAGGACAACACGGTAACAACAGACGTCGTGGAAAAAAGTCTGAATATGCAATCCAGTTGATGGAGAAGCAAAAAGCCAAGTATACCTACGGTATTTTGGAAAAACAATTTAGAAACCTTTTCGAAAAAGCTAACAGAAGCAAAGGGGTAACCGGTGAGGTCTTACTTCAATTGTGTGAGTCCCGTTTAGATAATGTAGTCTACAGAATGGGTCTTTCTCCTACGAGAAGTGGTGCAAGACAATTGGTTTCACACAGACATATCATCGTAAACGGTGAAATAGTAAACATTCCTTCTTACTCTTTAAAACCAGGAGATGTGGTTGGAGTTAGGGAAAAATCCAAATCCGTTCAAGCGATCCTTGATTCACTGTCTAATAACAGTAGCGTTTACGAATGGATTACCTGGAATACTGAAAAGCAAGAAGGTTCTTTTGTAACCGTTCCAGAAAGAATGCAGATTCCTGAAAATATCAAGGAACAATTAATCGTCGAGTTATACTCTAAATAA
- a CDS encoding DNA-directed RNA polymerase subunit alpha — protein sequence MALLNFQKPDKVIMIDSTDFEGKFEFRPLEPGYGLTVGNALRRVLLSSLEGFAITSVRIDGVEHEFSVIPGVVEDVTEMILNLKQVRFKRQIDDVESETVSVSVSGKEQLTAGDFQKFISGYQVLNPDLVICNMDPKVSINLEVIIEKGRGYVPAEENKKSNAPLGSIAVDSVYTPVKNVKYSIENFRVEQKTDYEKLVFEIVTDGSIHPKDALTEAAKVLIHHFMLFSDERITLEADEIAQTETYDEESLHMRQLLKTKLVDMDLSVRALNCLKAAEVDTLGDLVSFNKNDLMKFRNFGKKSLTELEELVINKGLQFGMDLSKYKLDKD from the coding sequence ATGGCATTACTAAATTTTCAGAAGCCCGATAAAGTTATAATGATAGATTCAACCGATTTCGAAGGGAAATTTGAATTTCGCCCTTTGGAACCTGGTTACGGATTAACAGTTGGAAATGCGTTAAGAAGAGTTCTTCTTTCCTCTTTGGAAGGTTTTGCAATCACTTCTGTTCGTATTGATGGAGTTGAACATGAGTTTTCTGTTATTCCTGGCGTTGTTGAAGACGTTACAGAAATGATATTGAACCTTAAGCAAGTTCGTTTCAAAAGACAGATTGATGATGTTGAGAGCGAAACAGTTTCTGTTTCCGTTAGTGGAAAAGAACAATTGACTGCTGGTGATTTTCAAAAATTCATCTCTGGATACCAAGTACTAAATCCAGATTTAGTTATCTGTAACATGGATCCTAAAGTAAGTATTAACCTAGAGGTTATTATTGAAAAAGGACGTGGTTACGTTCCTGCTGAGGAAAACAAAAAATCCAATGCACCTTTGGGTAGTATTGCGGTTGATTCTGTTTACACTCCGGTAAAGAACGTAAAGTACAGTATTGAAAACTTTAGGGTTGAGCAAAAAACCGATTACGAAAAATTGGTTTTTGAAATCGTAACAGATGGTTCTATCCACCCTAAAGATGCATTGACTGAAGCTGCTAAAGTTTTGATTCACCACTTCATGTTATTCTCTGATGAGCGTATTACATTAGAAGCTGATGAAATTGCACAAACTGAAACATATGATGAAGAATCTTTACATATGCGTCAGTTGTTGAAAACCAAATTGGTAGACATGGACTTGTCCGTTAGGGCTTTAAACTGTCTTAAAGCTGCTGAAGTTGATACTTTGGGAGATTTGGTTTCTTTCAACAAGAATGATTTAATGAAGTTCAGAAACTTTGGTAAAAAATCATTGACCGAATTGGAAGAGTTGGTAATCAACAAAGGCCTTCAATTTGGAATGGATTTATCCAAATATAAATTGGACAAAGATTAA
- the rplQ gene encoding 50S ribosomal protein L17 — translation MRHGKKFNHLGRTAAHRKAMLANMACSLIEHKRINTTVAKAKALKQFVEPLITKSKVENNQTTEKGTHNRRIVFSNLRNKYAVTELFSTVAEKVADRPGGYTRIIKLGNRLGDNADMAMIELVDFNEVYNAGKPAKKTTRRSRRGGGKKVEAAAPVAETKTADDSEE, via the coding sequence ATGAGACACGGAAAGAAATTTAATCACTTAGGTAGAACAGCTGCCCACAGAAAGGCAATGTTGGCCAATATGGCGTGTTCCCTAATAGAACATAAAAGAATCAACACTACAGTTGCCAAAGCAAAAGCGTTAAAGCAATTTGTGGAGCCGTTGATTACCAAGTCTAAAGTAGAGAACAATCAAACTACTGAGAAAGGTACTCACAACAGAAGGATTGTTTTTAGTAACCTAAGGAACAAGTATGCTGTTACAGAACTTTTCAGCACAGTTGCGGAAAAAGTTGCTGATAGACCGGGAGGATATACAAGAATCATCAAGTTGGGTAACCGTCTTGGAGATAACGCTGATATGGCCATGATAGAGTTAGTGGACTTCAACGAAGTTTATAACGCTGGAAAACCTGCCAAGAAAACCACACGAAGAAGTAGAAGAGGTGGAGGTAAAAAAGTAGAAGCTGCTGCTCCAGTTGCTGAAACCAAAACAGCAGATGATTCAGAAGAATAG
- the carA gene encoding glutamine-hydrolyzing carbamoyl-phosphate synthase small subunit, which translates to MKYHSKKRALLLLADGTIFYGKAIGNNEGTAVGEVCFNTGMTGYQEIFTDPSYFGQLMVTTNAHIGNYGTNAEEIESDSIKIAGLIVKNFSYEYSRPSADMSLLDFLEKNNLFAISDVDTRALVSYIRDNGAMNALISTRVDEIEELKKELANVPSMEGLELSSKVSTAEPYYFGEENATYKISALDIGIKKNILRNLAKRGAYIKVFPYNTPFEEMKKWNPDGYFISNGPGDPEPLTDAISATKEMIKSNKPLFGICLGHQVLALANGVSTYKMHNGHRGINHPILNLVTGKGEITSQNHGFAVNREETEANQDLEITHLHLNDDTVAGIKMKGKEVFSVQYHPEASPGPHDADYLFDQFFEAIKTSRN; encoded by the coding sequence ATGAAGTATCACTCAAAGAAAAGAGCACTGTTATTACTGGCAGATGGTACTATTTTTTATGGCAAAGCCATTGGGAATAATGAAGGTACCGCTGTTGGAGAAGTATGTTTCAACACCGGAATGACGGGTTATCAAGAAATTTTTACGGACCCCTCCTATTTTGGCCAATTAATGGTTACGACCAATGCACATATTGGTAACTATGGAACCAATGCGGAAGAAATAGAATCGGATTCCATAAAAATTGCTGGACTTATCGTAAAAAACTTTAGTTATGAGTATTCACGTCCAAGTGCGGACATGAGCCTATTGGATTTTTTGGAGAAGAACAATCTTTTTGCCATTTCTGATGTGGATACCAGGGCATTGGTAAGCTATATTCGTGATAACGGGGCAATGAACGCTTTAATTTCCACAAGAGTTGATGAGATAGAAGAATTAAAAAAAGAGTTGGCCAACGTTCCAAGTATGGAAGGGTTGGAACTCTCCTCTAAAGTTTCAACTGCAGAACCATATTACTTTGGCGAAGAAAATGCTACATATAAAATTTCAGCCTTAGATATAGGTATCAAGAAGAACATTCTTAGAAACCTTGCTAAAAGAGGAGCTTATATAAAAGTATTTCCATACAATACTCCATTTGAAGAAATGAAGAAATGGAATCCAGATGGATATTTCATATCCAATGGACCTGGAGATCCAGAACCCTTGACAGATGCTATTTCTGCAACAAAGGAGATGATAAAATCCAATAAACCATTATTTGGAATATGCCTAGGGCATCAAGTGCTGGCATTGGCAAATGGCGTTTCAACATATAAAATGCACAATGGGCATAGAGGGATTAACCATCCAATTCTCAATTTAGTCACCGGAAAAGGGGAAATAACTTCGCAAAACCATGGTTTTGCTGTGAATAGGGAAGAAACAGAAGCTAATCAAGATTTGGAGATTACCCATTTGCATCTTAATGATGATACAGTAGCTGGTATCAAAATGAAAGGAAAAGAAGTGTTTTCTGTTCAATATCACCCAGAAGCCAGCCCTGGACCACATGATGCAGATTATTTATTCGATCAATTTTTTGAAGCGATCAAGACAAGTCGCAACTAA
- the eno gene encoding phosphopyruvate hydratase, whose amino-acid sequence MSIIINIHARQILDSRGNPTVEVDVLTENGILGRAAVPSGASTGEHEAVELRDGGNSFMGKGVGQAVNNVNTTIAEELVGTSVFEQNYIDETMIALDGTPNKSKLGANAILGVSLAVAKAAANELGMPLYRYVGGVSANTLPVPMMNIINGGSHSDAPIAFQEFMVMPVKAKSFSHSMQMGTEIFHNLKKVLHDRGLSTAVGDEGGFAPNLAGGTEDALDTIAKAVDKAGYKLGDDVMIALDCAAAEFFVDGKYDYTKFEGDKGVVRTSEEQAQYLADLSAKYPIISIEDGMDENDWDGWKSLTDKIGDKVQLVGDDLFVTNVERLSKGIENGIANSILIKVNQIGTLSETIAAVNMAKNAGYTSVMSHRSGETEDNTIADLAVALNTGQIKTGSASRSDRMAKYNQLLRIEEELGSIAYYPQEKAFKIK is encoded by the coding sequence ATGAGCATTATTATAAACATTCATGCAAGACAGATTTTAGACTCAAGAGGTAATCCAACAGTAGAAGTAGATGTGCTGACCGAAAACGGAATTTTGGGAAGAGCAGCTGTGCCTTCTGGAGCATCTACGGGAGAGCATGAAGCTGTTGAGTTAAGAGATGGTGGAAATTCATTTATGGGAAAAGGTGTTGGCCAGGCGGTTAATAATGTCAACACAACTATAGCAGAAGAATTAGTGGGAACGTCAGTTTTTGAACAAAACTATATTGATGAAACCATGATTGCTTTGGATGGAACACCAAACAAATCCAAGCTGGGGGCAAATGCAATTCTAGGGGTATCTCTTGCCGTTGCTAAAGCTGCCGCAAATGAATTGGGCATGCCTTTGTATAGATATGTTGGTGGCGTTAGTGCAAATACATTACCGGTGCCTATGATGAATATTATTAATGGAGGTTCTCACTCAGATGCTCCAATTGCTTTTCAAGAGTTTATGGTAATGCCGGTTAAGGCGAAAAGCTTTTCGCACTCCATGCAAATGGGAACTGAGATTTTTCACAATTTGAAAAAAGTTCTACACGATAGAGGACTAAGTACCGCTGTAGGTGATGAAGGCGGTTTTGCACCTAATCTGGCAGGAGGAACTGAAGATGCTTTGGATACCATTGCTAAAGCTGTTGACAAGGCTGGATATAAACTAGGTGATGATGTAATGATTGCTCTAGATTGTGCCGCTGCAGAATTTTTCGTAGACGGTAAATATGACTATACAAAGTTCGAAGGTGATAAAGGTGTTGTAAGAACTTCAGAAGAACAAGCTCAATATTTAGCTGATTTATCTGCAAAGTATCCTATCATTTCAATCGAGGATGGTATGGATGAAAATGATTGGGATGGATGGAAATCATTAACAGATAAGATTGGGGATAAGGTACAGTTAGTTGGGGATGACTTGTTTGTAACCAATGTGGAGCGTTTATCAAAAGGAATCGAAAATGGTATAGCCAACTCTATCCTTATAAAAGTAAATCAAATAGGCACGCTTTCTGAAACAATTGCTGCAGTTAATATGGCAAAGAATGCTGGGTATACTTCCGTAATGTCCCACCGTTCAGGAGAAACCGAAGATAATACTATTGCAGATTTAGCAGTCGCTTTGAATACAGGACAAATTAAGACAGGTTCTGCTTCAAGAAGTGATAGAATGGCCAAGTACAATCAGTTGTTGCGTATTGAAGAGGAGCTGGGAAGTATAGCTTACTATCCACAAGAGAAAGCTTTCAAAATAAAGTAA
- a CDS encoding glycogen synthase: MNNFLFAAAENDALANCKAGGMGDVVRDVPRQISEQGDKVHVIVPSYSRLHQDGLFKTNLNFSLRGLSYTAELYEVKPKKEYPNIVHYVIHHPEIEAGDIAHIYHNDPEEPFYTDAVKYFIFCTAVAEAIKKGAFGKLDIIHLHDWHSSLLLFLREYHKDYQSLKDIRTVYSIHNLAIQGIRPFDDNYSSLKNWFPDIPIDYMSLMDYRYQDCINLMAVGIRFADAVHTVSPSYKEDVLLPSSPPEFIGGEGLEKDLLKADEEGRLFGILNGCNYKNINAEEKGFIYRNTVKALFRWLQEESKKYKADFLAHTGEKIMEYVDNRPKFIVSSVARLTEQKFYFFRRSPEAFVEILKKLEKVDGIFMLLGTGAPEYEELFRKLSYEHKNFVFTNGQSESLIDSIYLESDLYFMPSLFEPCGISQMLAMRNGNPCLVHHTGGLKDTVSHMKTGFSFDGDTYDEKIKSMLEGFDLALDVYKNDKPAWKKIQNAAKKKRFTWKKSVDNYYRELYNFS, translated from the coding sequence ATGAACAATTTTCTTTTTGCTGCGGCAGAAAATGATGCTTTGGCCAATTGTAAGGCTGGTGGAATGGGAGACGTGGTTAGAGACGTTCCTAGACAAATTTCAGAACAAGGAGATAAGGTTCATGTAATTGTACCGTCGTACTCTAGACTTCATCAAGATGGTCTATTTAAAACAAACCTAAACTTTAGTCTAAGAGGACTGTCCTATACCGCGGAACTTTACGAGGTAAAACCAAAGAAAGAATACCCAAATATTGTCCATTATGTAATACACCACCCTGAAATTGAAGCAGGTGACATTGCCCATATCTATCATAATGACCCCGAAGAACCTTTCTATACGGATGCGGTAAAATACTTTATTTTTTGCACCGCTGTGGCCGAGGCTATTAAAAAAGGAGCTTTTGGGAAGTTGGATATTATTCATCTACATGATTGGCACTCAAGTTTGCTTTTATTTTTAAGGGAATACCATAAGGATTATCAGAGCCTAAAAGATATTCGTACCGTTTATAGTATCCACAATTTGGCCATTCAAGGTATTAGACCATTTGATGATAATTACTCATCGCTTAAGAACTGGTTTCCAGATATACCAATTGACTATATGTCACTAATGGATTATCGGTACCAGGATTGTATTAACCTAATGGCAGTTGGTATCCGTTTTGCTGATGCCGTACATACCGTTTCTCCTTCCTATAAAGAAGATGTGTTGCTTCCTAGTTCCCCGCCGGAGTTTATTGGTGGCGAAGGGTTAGAAAAAGACTTATTAAAAGCTGATGAAGAGGGAAGACTCTTTGGTATTTTGAATGGGTGCAATTACAAAAATATCAATGCAGAAGAAAAAGGTTTTATTTACAGAAATACTGTGAAAGCCCTTTTTAGGTGGCTACAAGAAGAATCAAAAAAATACAAAGCTGATTTTTTGGCGCATACAGGTGAAAAAATAATGGAATACGTGGATAACAGACCAAAATTCATTGTATCCAGCGTAGCTAGATTAACAGAGCAAAAATTTTACTTTTTTAGACGTTCCCCTGAGGCTTTTGTTGAAATTCTGAAAAAGCTAGAAAAGGTAGATGGTATTTTCATGCTTTTAGGCACTGGAGCCCCTGAGTATGAGGAGCTTTTTAGAAAATTGAGCTACGAGCATAAGAATTTTGTTTTTACCAATGGCCAATCTGAAAGCCTTATTGACTCCATTTATCTAGAGTCAGATCTATATTTTATGCCAAGTCTTTTTGAGCCCTGCGGAATTAGTCAAATGCTGGCTATGCGAAATGGAAACCCTTGCTTGGTTCATCATACGGGAGGTTTAAAAGATACCGTCTCTCATATGAAAACAGGCTTTAGTTTTGATGGAGATACTTATGATGAAAAAATCAAGAGTATGTTGGAAGGTTTTGATCTAGCCTTAGATGTTTATAAGAATGATAAACCTGCATGGAAAAAAATTCAAAATGCGGCCAAGAAAAAGAGATTTACCTGGAAGAAATCTGTAGATAACTATTATAGAGAGTTGTATAATTTTAGTTAG